In Lentibacillus sp. JNUCC-1, the genomic window TGTGCAGTTTAAAGATCGCTATACCTATAGGCAGGACTTTGATGTGATTCATGCAAATCACAGTAGACCTGAAATACAGCAGTTTGAACGTTTTTCAGACCCACGGACATTAGAAAATATGACAAGTGAAGCGGCAGCAGATCAGCTTAAGGGTGCCATACAACGTCTCACGGAACATCACCATCCTATGGATAAGGATGAATATATTAATCATTTTTACTCAGTTACCAAAGAAAGATTGATAGAGCGGGTAGAACAAATGAAAAAAACATTACGCCATCCATAGAAGGTGATAAATTAAAGAGGGGAGATGAGATGAATGAGGACATTCATTCAATTATTGTTGCTTGTCTTGTTTATGGGGCTTGCTGCATGCAGTTCACCAGAAGCAGATGAATTAGCTGACTACCACAATCGCTATGTGGAGGAAGTCAACCCAAAAGCTGACAAAATTGATGAACACTTAAATAAGATTGCTATGATTGAAGCCATGGATGAAGCTTTAGCTTATCAGAAAGAAAATATTAATCCATTGGTTGAAGATATAATGACTTTCATTCAGCAGCAAGAACCAAATTCTGACGTGGTTAAAGAAGTTCATGAAATGAGAGCTGAACAACTGAAGCTTTGGAAAGAAGGCTTTGACCTTAGAACCGAAGCAATGAAAGAAGCAGCTAATGAAGCAGCTGAGGCCCAAATTAATAGCCTCGTTGAGCAATCTGATAACAAAATGATAAAGGCTGCTGAATACGCTCAACAAGCCAATGAAAAAATAGCAAGCTTGGCGGACCAGTATGAATTTGAGCTTAAAGAATGACCCCATTTTAGGAAACAACGCAATATATAAAAGACATATCTTTTTGGCTTGGTGATAACGATGAACGAAGCGGAGCAACAAAGACTTCTAGAATTGGGCAAACAACATAAAAAGTTTTACGAGGATGTCTCGATAAATATCGAGGGTTATAAGGTTAATCATCGCTTGTTTTTCTTGGCAATGTATATGAATAAATTCAGTGACAATACGAAAGCGTATGCTGTTGTGTCATTTGAAAAGCATAGTTATGAGGAAGCGATGGAGGCCATGTATCCGTTAACTTCATATTTCGTAACATGGAATAATGTATTAGATTCAATTAAACATAGGGCTCAAGTTGATTTTTCGATTCTTGAGGAAGTAAGAGACTACCTTAAGCGAATAGTTAACGCTCAAGTCTCTGGAATAGATATTTCTGTATATGAGCGATCCTTACGTATCATCCAAAGTATGCTTGATCTTCAAGAAGAGATGAAGCAACTGTGGCAAGAAGCTGATAAGATGGACAAAAACATACGGGAGAAGGTTTTTTTTGATGATCAGGAGATTGAGCAATTGATTATGTATAACCTTAAGGGCAATTGGATCCAATATGCTCAGTTCAAGGATCGTTATGATTATTGCGATGATTTTGATGTCATATACGATAATCGCAATATACCTGAAGTAAAGAAGCATGAAAGTTTCACTAATAAAAAGACACTGTTTAATATGAGAAGTAATATCGCTGCTGATCAATTAAAAAAATCAATTGATCGTTTGACAGAAGGCAAGGCTCCAATGGATTATGAAACGTATATGGAGCATTTTTATGTAGTCTACAAAGAACGGCTGGTGGAAAGTTACGAAAGAGATAAGAAGATGTTGCGCTATCCTTTAAGCTAACGCTTGGTGATATATGTTTAAACACCAGATGATTGAAGTGAGGTGGTGAGGGTTGAATGAAACGGATCAGCAAAGACTCCATGAATTAGGTAAAAAACATAAGAAGTTCCTTGAAGACTACACGATTAATATCGATGGTTATAAGGTGAATAACCACCTGTTTTTCCTAGCTATGTATATGAGTAAATTCAGCGAGAATCCAAAAGCATATGCTGTTTTTTCACTTGAGCATCATAACCGTGAAGAAGCAAAGGAAGCTTTTTATCCTCTATTTTTTTACTTTTCAACTTGGAACATTATTTTAGAGGTGGTTCAGCATAGAGCTCAAGTTACTTTTTCGATACTTGAAGAGGTAAGAGATTACCTTGCACGTATTGTTAATGCTCGACTCTCCGCAGTAGATATGACTGTATACGAGAGATCATTAAATATTTTACAAAATATGCTTGATTTGCAAGAAGAGATGAAACACCTGTGGCAAAGCGCAGATCAAATGGACAAACAAATAACTGAAAAAGGCTATGTTGATGACCAGGAAATTGAACAATTAATTTTATATCATATTAAAGGTCATTGGATCCAATATGCGCAATTTAAGGACCGTTACACTTATCGCAAAGACTTTGATGTCATTTATGATAATCGGAATATACCCGAAGTAAAAAAGCATGAAAAGTTTACTAGAAAAAAGACGCTTTACAATATGAGAAGCAACATTGCTGCTGATCAATTAAAAAAATCAATTGCTCATTTGACAGAAGGAAAGGCTCCAATGGATTATGAAACATTTATGGATCATTTTTACGACGTTTACAAAGAACGTGTTCAACAACAGTTCGAAAAAGTTAAGCCGATGTTACGTTATCCATAAGGTAAATGAACTGTTTATGGGGAGATTTGGTGATAAGTGATGAATAAATCTGAACAACAAAGACTTCTAGCGTTGGGCAAAAAACATAAAAAGTTTTTCGAGGACGTTTCCATAAATTTGGATGGGTACAAGGTGAGTGGTCGATTATTCTACTTAGCACGGTATACTGGTAAATTCAGGACAAAATCCAAAGGTGATGCGGTTATTTCGCTTGAAAAACATACACCTGAGGAAGCACAACGCGCTCTGTTACCGTTAGTATCATACTTTATTACTTGGAATAACATTTCGGACTCGATAGGTGAAAGAGCTCAGGTCGATTTTTCTATACTTGAAGAGGTTAGAGATTATTTAGAACGAATTGTAAATGCTGATATCGCAACAATTGATATTCCTGTTTATAAACGATCGCTTTCCGTCATTCAATCCATGCTTGATCTGCAGAAGAACATGAAGCAGTTGTGGCAGGAGGCTTCTCAATTTGATAAACACGTTAAAGAAAAAGACTACTTTACCGATTCAGAGATTGATCAGTTGATTATGTATAACATTGAGGGTGGCTGGATCCAATATGCACAATTAAAAGATCGGTATCAACATCGTCGGGATTTTGATGTCGTATATGCCAATAGGGATAAACCTGATATAAAAAAATATGATAGATTTTCAGATAAGCATACTTTATACAACATGACGAGTGACTGTGCTGCTGAACAATTAAGACAAAACATTGATCAGATGACAGATGGCAAGGCACCAATGGATTATGACACATATATTGATTACTTTTACAACGTATATAAAGAAAGATTGAAGGAACGGGTTGAAACCCTGAAGAAAACGTTGCGTTATCCTTAAGACAGAAGATCAAGGAGGGTGGTTGACGTGGAGAAGTTTTCTTGGATGAGGCGAAATGAAGAGGGCAGTGCGACCATTGAATTTCTGGGTATCGTACCAATAGTATTGATTGTCATGATGGTTGTTGTGCAATTTGTCGTTGGAATCCATGGGGTGATTGTAGCTCAGTCGGCGGTAAACGAATATGCGGATGTTTATTCCGTGACAGGGGACAGTGGCGAGGCCGGGGCAACCGCGCAAAAAATATTGGATACGACCAGTTATGTGTCTGGTAATGTTGCGGTATCCCAGGTGAATGACAAATATTTTACAGCAGATATTGATGTAGATATCAGTTTAATATTCTTACCGAAAAAGCTGCGTAATGGTTATATTCCGGATATTTCATATAGCACGTCAACATCAGGCAGGGTGATTGAATGATACAGCGTTGTAAGAAGCTATTAAACAATGAAAATGGGAACACGATGTTGTTTGTGATGGGCGCCGTTGGTTTGTTGATGCTTTTATTTGTATTTGTTTTTAATATGGGCTCAGCTTTTGTGACGAAAGAAAAATCAGCAGCAACAGCGAGCCAGGCAAGTCTTGCTGCGACAAGTGCCTTTTATGAAGATTTAAGAGATGCGCTTACTGGAGAGGTCTTTCCACTTGGTGAACCTGATGACGAAGATGGTGGCGGCGAATCTGAAGAAGGTGGGGACGATCCAGATGATGAATCGAGTGAAGAAGAATGGGATTTTGATGAAGAAATAACGGAGGCAAAAGAAAACAATCCAATTGGAAGCTTAAACCCGAATGAGTGGGAGATAGAAATTTTGGAACAGGTTGTACAAAGTGGATTGGACACGCCAATTCTTGGTGAGCTGTTAGAAGCGTATTTACAATCCAGCATGTCTTCTGAGAAGGTCGTCAATGCTGCGCGGCAGGCCGTTCTAAAAAATGGCGGCAAATTGGACGGTGCGATGTTAAAAGTGGAAGATGACCGGTTTAAAGTGAAAGCAGCGAATGAATTTGAATCAACATCATTTGATGGTTTTATGCAGGGAATTAAACAGAAACTATATAAGGATTCAGCTGGTCCTACTGGGGAATTGATTGAAACGTTGTGGACAGGTGACTCCACTTATGATTTATAAGGAGAGAAAATACATGAAAAAATTATATATGTTGAGCCTCATGGTTTTAATGACAGGATTGTTGGGGGCTTGCGGAGCATCAGAGGAAGCAGAGGAGTTGGCAGATTATCATAATAGTTATGTGGAAACGGTCAATGATTTAGCAAGTCAGGTAGATGAGGAAATGGCGCGTTCTTATAATGCTGGAACCCCTGAAGAGGCTTTACAAATTCAAGAAGAGAAAGTCATGCCTCTTGTAGACGAGATTATGGGCTATATAGACTCACTAGCCCCCAAAACAGATGTTGTCAAGGAACTTCATGAAAAACGCAAAGAGCAGCTAGATGTCTGGTCACAGGCAATGACGATGAACGTTGAGGCGCTTAAGAAATCAGTAGAAGGTGCCAATGAAGAAGAAGTAAATCAATTACTTGGACAGTCAGATGAAAAGCTGACAAAAGCTCGAGAAAATGCTCAAAAAGCGGATGCCTTCATGGCAGAAATGGCTGAAGAGCATGATGTGGAAATAAAGGAATTGGATGAAAAATAGTTTAATAGCAACGTATGCACCATGCAATATGGTGCACGTTTTATAGATTTCATGTCTGAATATTCCTTCTCTGTAAAGGACAGGAGGTTAGATTCATAATGTTTAAGCCGCCAATGAAAAAAGCTGTTTCTGCATTATTTGCTGTTGCATTGGCATTTCAGTTTATTTGGGTTCCAAGTGCTGGTGCAGTTGAATCCTGGTCAGGCACCCCTTGGCAGGGAGACGCCTGGGAAGGCACACCATGGAATGCTGAGGATTTTATTTGGCAAGGCGACTCCTGGGAAGGTGAAGGGACTGAAGGCGATGGGACAGATGGGCAAAAAACGGATGGGAACGGTGTAGACTCCAGTGGTAACGGTGACATGCAAACAGATGAAGCCCAAGAACAAAATGACGCGCAGGAATCAGATACAGATGCACAAGCAGAAGTCGTGGAGGAGTGTCTCCCATCCCCAGACAATGCTGACTGTGATGATGATGCGGATACATTAGACTTGTCCACCAAAGAGAAAATAAAAGAGGCAGTTGTACAATTTGAAAAGGACAATCCTTATTTGTTTTTGCCGGATTCACCAGTTTTTCAAGAACAGCGGGAGGAACAATTCGCGCGCTTGGAAAAGGAGTTTGCCAAGCTTGTTGAGCGTCCGCATGGGCGTGTGGATGATATTACAATTGCTGACAATGTTATGGCAACATTGGCTGA contains:
- a CDS encoding TadE/TadG family type IV pilus assembly protein, whose translation is MEKFSWMRRNEEGSATIEFLGIVPIVLIVMMVVVQFVVGIHGVIVAQSAVNEYADVYSVTGDSGEAGATAQKILDTTSYVSGNVAVSQVNDKYFTADIDVDISLIFLPKKLRNGYIPDISYSTSTSGRVIE
- a CDS encoding pilus assembly protein TadG-related protein — its product is MIQRCKKLLNNENGNTMLFVMGAVGLLMLLFVFVFNMGSAFVTKEKSAATASQASLAATSAFYEDLRDALTGEVFPLGEPDDEDGGGESEEGGDDPDDESSEEEWDFDEEITEAKENNPIGSLNPNEWEIEILEQVVQSGLDTPILGELLEAYLQSSMSSEKVVNAARQAVLKNGGKLDGAMLKVEDDRFKVKAANEFESTSFDGFMQGIKQKLYKDSAGPTGELIETLWTGDSTYDL